One part of the Vicia villosa cultivar HV-30 ecotype Madison, WI linkage group LG6, Vvil1.0, whole genome shotgun sequence genome encodes these proteins:
- the LOC131614036 gene encoding uncharacterized protein LOC131614036 yields MDFITNLPNSFGFTVIWVICDRLTKYIHLIALPTKFTSQDLAHRFAVEIHRLHGTPKSIVSDHDPLFLSNFWKEFFKAQGTKLKYSTAYHPETDGQTEVTNRSVETYLRCFVNDHPRKWFKYLHLAELWYNTSFHSAIQMSPFKALYGREPPNINQCLASEAKGDPLPVLLQVHEQILTQLKENLRKSRVQMEKQANKHRADVTFDVGAWVLLRLQPYRQQTIHKRVSQKLSQRYFGPFQIVKRVGEVAYLLDLPSSSRIHPVVHVSLLRHYHGTYPTTDFCPIPAHKSVSFIQESESETIDLKDDGSALPRTAIVSKVRDVSPSGHSLLKTRKQSVLAEDLEESTSQGLKRSNAERENESISEGELVLNTKQMLFPTSQNSSPKTATCSPSNGQEPLTCGKPCEQYPAVSHSPFSINTPPPKVINSPFSVSPTPHNIFPLPKKDPSRSPPPTFKSQLPSNSPSATRPSRSPSPNQIPSQPLFSPTTSLDPLTIAHNSENATNNLNLEDKVLIGPMSIDKSSNSRPTRVKKRSILLKNFYTY; encoded by the coding sequence ATGGACTTCATCACCAATCTTCCAAACTCATTCGGTTTTACGGTGATTTGGGTAATCTGTGACCGCTTGACCAAGTACATCCACCTCATTGCCCTACCCACCAAGTTCACATCTCAGGACTTGGCGCATCGTTTTGCCGTCGAGATTCACCGTTTGCATGGCACTCCCAAGTCCATAGTCTCAGATCATGACCCTTTGTTTCTCAGCAATTTCTGGAAAGAATTTTTTAAAGCACAAGGGACTAAGTTAAAATACAGTACAGCCTACCACCCCGAAACGGATGGTCAAACAGAAGTTACCAATAGATCTGTGGAAACTTACCTTCGTTGCTTTGTCAATGACCACCCTCGCAAATGGTTCAAGTACCTTCATCTGGCTGAACTCTGGTACAATACTTCTTTCCACTCTGCGATTCAAATGTCCCCGTTCAAAGCTTTGTATGGCCGCGAACCACCAAACATCAATCAGTGCCTCGCGAGCGAAGCTAAGGGCGACCCTCTCCCTGTTTTGCtccaagtacatgaacaaatactCACACAGTTAAAAGAGAATCTCAGAAAAAGTAGAGTCCAAATGGAAAAACAGGCAAATAAACACAGAGCTGATGTTACCTTTGATGTGGGAGCCTGGGTTCTCTTACGCCTCCAACCATACCGTCAGCAAACAATCCACAAACGCGTTTCCCAGAAGTTATCCCAAAGATACTTTGGTCCTTTTCAAATTGTTAAACGCGTCGGTGAGGTCGCGTATCTGTTAGATCTGCCATCTTCCTCCCGCATACATCCGGTTGTCCATGTCTCCCTGCTGCGTCACTACCATGGAACATACCCAACAACGGATTTTTGCCCAATACCTGCACACAAAAGCGTTAGTTTCATTCAGGAATCGGAAAGTGAAACAATAGATCTCAAAGATGACGGAAGCGCTCTACCTAGGACGGCTATAGTTTCGAAGGTTCGGGATGTATCTCCTTCAGGTCATAGCTTGCTCAAGACAAGGAAGCAAAGTGTTTTAGCAGAAGATTTAGAAGAAAGTACTTCACAAGGTTTGAAGCGAAGTAATGCAGAGAGAGAAAATGAAAGCATTTCTGAGGGAGAGTTAGTACTTAACACAAAACAAATGTTGTTCCCCACTAGTCAAAACTCCTCTCCTAAGACTGCCACGTGTTCCCCATCTAACGGCCAGGAACCACTCACGTGTGGAAAACCGTGTGAGCAATATCCAGCTGTATCCCACTCCCCTTTTTCTATCAATACTCCACCGCCCAAAGTCATTAATTCACCTTTTTCTGTCTCACCCACTCCACATAATATCTTCCCACTGCCCAAGAAAGACCCTTCTCGGTCTCCACCCCCAACGTTCAAATCTCAACTTCCCTCCAATTCTCCTTCTGCCACGCGTCCGTCGCGGAGTCCTTCCCCAAACCAGATTCCATCCCAGCCCTTATTTTCCCCAACCACTTCCTTGGATCCTCTTACAATTGCCCATAATTCCGAAAATGCCACCAACAActtgaaccttgaggacaaggttctcaTTGGGCCTATGAGTATTGATAAGAGCAGCAATTCAAGGCCCACTAGAGTGAAAAAAAGGTCCATTTTACTTAAGAACTTCTACACTTATTAA